From a single Bacteroidia bacterium genomic region:
- a CDS encoding PKD domain-containing protein encodes MKKIFLILISGSVLWSGCREKPLPEEVIGNPDFFISATIENNPVDIQAGIDDYYMSTGFSKDQLDMYSFRATFTRLNCPQCPGELEVVIRDTKVRAPGETINPGEVFSQPEYGFFQDKGANKQVYRVHFTNESGGQLSDSSYIWDFGDGTVVSGANPVHDYTDTTLTSANVCLETQDPSGCITTICNEIDFTAPGCQADFTHTLDQTISYVTFFAKVSGQPPFKYRWDFGDGYSATLGNPGYFYANPGLYTVCLTVTDVNGCISEICKNVAADPAYCEHNFSYVVEKTTVVEPVQPAAVTVNWRNSEGKRFTSAEDLQPEESYFQIVEEETYRNNEKGEKVRRLRVRMSCELFFDGAVISLREAEGWIGVAYP; translated from the coding sequence ATGAAAAAGATTTTTTTGATATTGATAAGCGGATCTGTGCTCTGGTCGGGGTGTCGGGAAAAACCGCTGCCCGAAGAAGTTATTGGTAACCCCGACTTTTTTATTTCAGCGACCATTGAAAACAATCCGGTTGATATTCAGGCTGGTATAGATGATTATTACATGTCAACCGGCTTCTCAAAAGATCAGTTGGACATGTATTCGTTTCGCGCAACCTTTACCCGCCTCAACTGCCCCCAGTGCCCGGGCGAACTGGAAGTGGTGATTCGCGATACAAAAGTGCGTGCCCCGGGAGAGACCATAAACCCGGGGGAAGTGTTTTCCCAGCCCGAATATGGTTTTTTTCAGGACAAAGGCGCCAACAAGCAGGTCTATCGCGTCCATTTTACCAATGAATCGGGCGGGCAATTGTCTGACTCTTCCTACATCTGGGACTTTGGCGACGGAACCGTTGTCTCTGGAGCAAATCCTGTACATGACTACACCGATACAACACTCACAAGTGCCAACGTATGTCTGGAAACGCAGGATCCGTCAGGTTGCATTACAACCATTTGCAACGAAATCGACTTTACTGCGCCCGGGTGTCAGGCAGACTTTACCCATACCCTTGACCAGACCATTAGTTATGTCACCTTTTTTGCCAAAGTATCGGGCCAGCCGCCTTTTAAATACAGATGGGATTTTGGCGATGGATATAGCGCAACGCTGGGAAATCCCGGCTATTTTTACGCCAATCCCGGATTATATACCGTTTGCCTTACTGTAACAGACGTCAATGGGTGCATCTCGGAGATATGCAAAAACGTAGCGGCAGACCCTGCTTACTGCGAACATAACTTTTCCTATGTCGTTGAGAAGACTACCGTGGTTGAACCGGTTCAACCCGCAGCGGTGACGGTCAACTGGCGCAACAGCGAAGGGAAGCGATTTACCTCTGCCGAAGACCTCCAGCCGGAGGAGAGTTATTTTCAAATTGTAGAGGAGGAAACCTATAGAAATAACGAAAAGGGAGAAAAGGTGCGCAGATTGAGGGTAAGGATGAGCTGCGAACTTTTCTTTGACGGAGCAGTCATCTCCCTCCGCGAGGCGGAGGGCTGGATCGGGGTGGCGTACCCGTGA
- a CDS encoding RNA polymerase sigma factor: protein MMRDISPELIRACIEEDRLAQSQLYRRCFNVLMGVCVRYMKNEDDAVAVLNNGFLKILKNLDKRRPEVPFEAWIRRIMINTIIDEFRKNKRHLQTIAYTDFESGSFPEDFIDINEAEQKFDAEAIGQMIQELPEMSRKVFNLYAVDGYSHKEIGEMMGISDGTSKWHVSFARTRIKEMIQKAMNVIHTFLL from the coding sequence ATGATGCGAGACATATCCCCAGAGCTGATCCGGGCCTGCATCGAAGAGGACCGGCTGGCACAGTCCCAACTGTACAGGCGTTGTTTTAACGTCCTGATGGGGGTATGTGTTCGCTATATGAAAAATGAAGATGACGCGGTTGCTGTCCTGAACAACGGATTTCTTAAAATCCTCAAAAATCTCGACAAACGCCGCCCGGAGGTGCCTTTTGAAGCCTGGATACGAAGAATTATGATCAATACCATCATTGATGAGTTCCGGAAAAACAAAAGGCATCTCCAAACAATTGCTTACACAGATTTTGAAAGCGGCTCGTTTCCTGAAGATTTTATCGACATCAATGAAGCCGAGCAGAAGTTTGATGCGGAAGCGATCGGTCAGATGATTCAGGAGCTTCCGGAAATGAGCCGCAAAGTTTTTAACCTTTACGCCGTCGACGGGTACAGCCATAAGGAGATCGGAGAAATGATGGGCATTTCTGACGGAACCTCAAAATGGCATGTGTCTTTTGCCCGTACACGGATCAAAGAAATGATACAAAAGGCGATGAATGTAATCCATACCTTTTTACTATGA
- a CDS encoding outer membrane beta-barrel protein: protein MSDHEKLDDFLREKLEGRSFEFKDAYWDAAEKVILADQAARKKRRWFFLIFIFFLTGGGLSSAYYSLTQSGHLHDNEGAQLAENSSATIAQPRKHIDHIEIVEEICDESLQVFAEKKTTSRSLKKTPYRKKITISGEFHPSGNVVLSGEEKAFPHVLAQEETLPGQSYQQIFSSVHAVRPWRNQLLSRMNDSLLYKHTAKGIPIRRRNYFGLTLGNTISPGLRNTQSARAPLSNSPVVGFRYAYAITPAVRFQTGLTYQSRGGLQADSTYRSVAFAFGAETQATTISPQTLHYLEVPLLVDFRLSGRHYVMAGVNVSRLVNSRSLVTKQLILPFDTEDQGTTREWGYTQGFKPVDVSVMAGYGYYLNKGVRVGIQGNYGLRDITDEKFFLNTTKDRNLQLRLILEYDLVHF, encoded by the coding sequence ATGAGTGATCACGAAAAACTGGACGATTTTCTCCGTGAAAAGCTGGAAGGCCGGTCATTCGAATTTAAGGATGCCTACTGGGATGCTGCTGAAAAAGTCATCCTTGCTGACCAGGCTGCGCGAAAAAAACGCAGATGGTTTTTCCTTATTTTTATTTTTTTCCTCACTGGTGGAGGCCTTTCGTCTGCTTACTATTCTCTGACTCAATCCGGGCATTTGCACGATAACGAAGGCGCGCAACTAGCTGAAAACTCGTCCGCAACTATAGCCCAACCGCGAAAACACATTGATCATATTGAGATCGTAGAAGAAATCTGCGATGAATCTCTTCAGGTTTTTGCTGAGAAAAAAACCACTAGTAGGAGCCTGAAAAAAACACCTTATCGCAAAAAAATTACTATATCTGGCGAATTTCACCCTTCGGGGAATGTCGTTTTGTCCGGGGAAGAAAAAGCCTTTCCTCATGTGCTTGCTCAGGAGGAGACGCTCCCCGGACAATCGTATCAGCAAATATTTTCTTCGGTGCATGCAGTTCGTCCATGGCGTAATCAGCTTTTGTCCAGGATGAATGATTCGCTGCTGTATAAACACACAGCCAAAGGCATACCCATACGCAGGCGGAATTATTTCGGACTCACCCTGGGCAATACTATATCCCCGGGTTTGCGCAATACTCAATCTGCCCGCGCACCTTTGAGCAATTCGCCGGTGGTGGGGTTCCGGTATGCTTATGCGATTACTCCTGCTGTAAGATTCCAGACCGGACTAACCTATCAGAGCAGGGGAGGGTTGCAGGCAGATTCTACCTATCGTTCGGTGGCATTTGCCTTTGGCGCGGAGACACAGGCTACGACCATTTCTCCGCAGACTTTACACTATCTGGAAGTACCACTGCTGGTGGATTTCAGGCTTTCTGGCAGGCACTACGTAATGGCCGGAGTCAACGTATCGAGGCTGGTCAACAGCCGAAGTCTGGTCACGAAGCAACTTATTCTGCCTTTTGATACCGAAGATCAGGGAACCACCCGTGAGTGGGGATATACGCAGGGATTTAAACCTGTGGACGTGAGTGTCATGGCAGGTTACGGCTATTATCTCAATAAGGGAGTAAGAGTAGGCATTCAGGGCAATTATGGTCTGCGGGATATTACCGATGAGAAATTTTTCCTCAATACAACCAAAGACCGAAACCTGCAACTGCGATTGATACTGGAGTATGACCTGGTTCATTTTTAG
- a CDS encoding AAA family ATPase has product MSKIRIKNFGPIKSGYQAQAGWLDIKKVTVFIGNQGSGKSTVAKLVSTLSWIEKAMVMGTIRQDELNTHNRFLKQLAYQRIERYATQETHIEYIGKAFALSYIAGEFEAKKTSENGYLLPKIMYAPAERNFLSSVDRPDKLKNLPSTLYTFNDEFDAAKNFFASGIELPINKVRFEYDNLNKLARIVGENGDYDLRLSEASSGFQSTVPLFLVTKYLSDSLTAEKDLSIEENSLEEQKKLDKEIKSILNDPQLTPEIRQAYLRQLSAKRKRACFINIVEEPEQNLFPSSQRSLLYELLSHTKPEGNQLIMTTHSPYLINYLTLAVKAEMVKTKLDTEEAKRKLAEIVPLGSTLCADNLVIYEMNEQDGSINVLSDYKGLPSDENYLNSSLEDSNELFAQLQEIEKGWR; this is encoded by the coding sequence ATGAGCAAAATCAGAATAAAAAACTTTGGCCCCATCAAGTCAGGCTATCAGGCGCAGGCAGGATGGCTGGACATAAAAAAGGTTACGGTATTTATCGGCAATCAGGGTTCGGGCAAAAGCACTGTGGCAAAGCTGGTTTCAACCTTAAGCTGGATTGAAAAAGCAATGGTGATGGGAACCATAAGGCAGGATGAATTAAATACGCACAACCGGTTTTTGAAACAGTTGGCCTATCAGCGCATCGAAAGATACGCCACTCAGGAAACGCATATTGAGTATATCGGGAAAGCTTTTGCACTCAGCTATATTGCCGGAGAATTTGAGGCCAAAAAAACAAGTGAAAACGGTTACCTGCTTCCCAAAATCATGTATGCCCCTGCTGAGCGGAATTTTTTAAGTTCAGTTGACCGGCCCGACAAACTCAAAAATTTACCAAGTACCCTTTACACTTTCAATGATGAATTTGATGCAGCAAAAAACTTTTTTGCCAGCGGAATCGAATTGCCCATCAACAAAGTAAGATTTGAATACGACAACCTGAATAAACTGGCCCGTATTGTAGGGGAGAACGGAGATTATGATCTCCGCCTTTCAGAAGCTTCCAGTGGTTTTCAATCAACTGTTCCATTGTTTCTGGTCACAAAATACCTTTCTGATAGTCTGACGGCAGAAAAAGACCTCTCCATTGAAGAAAATTCTTTGGAAGAACAGAAAAAACTGGACAAGGAAATAAAGAGTATATTGAACGATCCGCAGCTTACACCGGAAATCCGACAGGCTTATTTACGTCAGTTGAGTGCCAAAAGAAAAAGAGCCTGTTTTATCAATATCGTTGAAGAGCCCGAGCAAAATCTATTTCCTTCATCTCAAAGAAGCTTACTGTATGAATTGCTCAGCCATACAAAGCCTGAAGGCAATCAGTTGATAATGACTACCCATAGCCCTTATTTGATCAATTACCTGACCCTGGCAGTGAAAGCAGAAATGGTAAAAACAAAACTGGATACCGAAGAAGCAAAAAGGAAACTGGCAGAAATCGTTCCTTTAGGATCTACCTTATGTGCAGACAATCTGGTCATTTATGAAATGAATGAGCAAGACGGCTCAATAAATGTATTGTCGGATTATAAAGGGCTCCCCTCGGATGAAAATTACTTAAACAGTAGTCTCGAAGACTCGAATGAATTATTTGCTCAACTACAAGAAATTGAAAAAGGATGGCGATAG